One Paraburkholderia aromaticivorans genomic region harbors:
- a CDS encoding DUF4381 domain-containing protein produces MSGVSGIVSAVADGSPQLQGLQELPLPEPVSYVPQTIGWVLVAIVLPALVLLALWAAWRRYERQRYRRNALQELAGIEASLAAGQADPLQRAATLAAIPRLLKRTSLEVAPREQVAALTGEAWLAFLQRTRGCFDAHTGPLLTLASYAPPEQVARLSQDDAAALIRHARDWIEHHHVEI; encoded by the coding sequence ATGAGCGGCGTGTCGGGCATCGTGTCGGCGGTGGCGGATGGGTCGCCGCAACTGCAAGGCTTGCAGGAGTTGCCGCTGCCCGAGCCGGTATCGTACGTACCCCAAACGATCGGCTGGGTGCTTGTCGCCATCGTGTTGCCCGCGCTCGTGCTGCTGGCGCTATGGGCGGCCTGGCGCCGCTACGAACGGCAGCGTTACCGGCGCAATGCCTTGCAGGAACTGGCCGGAATCGAAGCGAGCCTTGCGGCAGGCCAAGCGGACCCGCTTCAACGTGCGGCTACACTCGCCGCGATACCGCGTTTGCTGAAACGCACGTCGCTCGAGGTCGCGCCGCGCGAGCAGGTGGCGGCACTCACCGGCGAGGCGTGGCTCGCGTTTCTCCAGCGCACGCGTGGGTGTTTCGACGCGCACACCGGTCCGCTTCTCACGCTAGCGAGCTATGCGCCGCCGGAGCAGGTCGCACGTCTTTCGCAAGACGACGCAGCCGCGCTGATCCGGCATGCGCGCGACTGGATCGAGCATCATCATGTGGAAATTTGA
- a CDS encoding DUF58 domain-containing protein, translated as MLRSGVAVLSSTDIGSVYVDAAHLAKLEFQARGLSFVAPAPVSSVLSGAHASRLRGRGLNFEEIRGYLPGDDVRHIDWKASLRLGKPQVRTYTEERDRPLLVVVDQRMSMFFGSHRAFKSVVAAEAAALAVWMGFAAGDRVGGVLFNDSQLTRIKPLRSRSRIKTLFGALAAMNRALHAESETRTAYDQLDAALEGVLQLAGHDYLICVISDFAGAGERTRRLLRQLAAHNDVVAAMIFDPLWQQMPGHRALVVSEGRLQVELRIEQERVRRPLSSLFSGRTAEVAELLRTSGVPLMALSTDEPAVDQVRRLFGERARPATGSGI; from the coding sequence ATGCTAAGGAGTGGCGTGGCCGTGCTGTCCTCTACTGACATCGGCAGCGTGTATGTCGACGCCGCACATCTGGCGAAGCTCGAATTTCAGGCGCGCGGCTTGAGTTTCGTCGCGCCCGCGCCGGTGTCGAGCGTGCTGTCCGGTGCGCACGCGTCGCGTCTGCGTGGGCGCGGTTTGAACTTCGAAGAGATTCGTGGCTATCTGCCGGGCGACGATGTTCGTCATATCGACTGGAAGGCGTCGTTGCGGCTCGGCAAACCGCAGGTTCGCACTTATACCGAAGAGCGCGACCGGCCGCTTCTGGTGGTCGTCGATCAGCGCATGAGCATGTTTTTCGGCTCGCATCGCGCGTTCAAATCCGTGGTGGCCGCTGAAGCCGCCGCGCTCGCCGTGTGGATGGGGTTTGCCGCGGGCGACCGCGTCGGCGGCGTGCTGTTCAACGATAGCCAGCTCACGCGCATCAAGCCGTTGCGCAGCCGCAGCCGCATCAAGACATTGTTCGGCGCACTCGCCGCGATGAATCGCGCACTGCACGCCGAAAGCGAGACCCGAACCGCTTACGATCAACTCGACGCCGCGCTCGAAGGCGTGCTTCAACTGGCGGGACACGACTATCTGATTTGCGTGATCAGCGATTTCGCCGGCGCGGGCGAGCGCACGCGCCGTCTGCTGCGGCAACTCGCGGCGCACAACGACGTGGTGGCCGCGATGATCTTCGATCCGCTGTGGCAGCAGATGCCGGGCCACCGCGCGCTCGTCGTCAGCGAAGGGCGCTTGCAGGTCGAATTGCGCATCGAACAGGAACGCGTGCGCCGGCCCTTGTCGAGCCTGTTCAGCGGCCGCACCGCCGAAGTGGCCGAATTGCTGCGCACGAGCGGCGTGCCGTTGATGGCGCTCTCCACCGACGAGCCAGCCGTCGATCAGGTGCGCCGTCTGTTCGGCGAACGCGCGCGGCCTGCCACCGGGAGTGGCATATGA
- a CDS encoding AAA family ATPase gives MRETVLQFEASVNEAIVGQQAVVRQVLIALLADGHVLLESLPGLAKTRTVKAIATRLAATMSRIQFTPDLLPSDITGAETLLQSGSERTLSFQPGPIFGNLILADEINRAPAKVQSALLEAMEERQISVAGKTHRMSALFLVMATQNPIEQEGTYPLPEAQMDRFLLKVLIDYPSPESEVAMLRLLRHESNAAAEAPDVLSQDIIFAVREEIRQIAVAPAIDDYIVSIVNATRHGAELDADLGKWIEVGASPRGAIGLDRASRVQAWLQARSFVTPDDVRAVMHPVLRHRLILSYDANAESISADRVIDRLVEKVAVPA, from the coding sequence ATGCGCGAGACCGTTCTGCAGTTCGAAGCGAGCGTGAATGAGGCGATCGTGGGCCAGCAGGCCGTGGTTCGGCAGGTGTTGATTGCGTTGCTGGCGGACGGTCATGTATTGCTGGAAAGCCTGCCTGGGCTTGCCAAAACGCGCACGGTCAAGGCGATTGCTACGCGGCTCGCGGCCACCATGAGCCGGATTCAGTTCACGCCCGATCTGTTGCCCTCGGACATCACCGGCGCGGAAACGCTGCTGCAATCCGGTAGCGAACGCACGCTCAGTTTTCAACCCGGACCGATTTTCGGTAATCTGATTCTCGCCGACGAAATCAACCGCGCGCCGGCCAAGGTTCAATCCGCATTGCTCGAAGCGATGGAAGAGCGGCAAATCTCAGTCGCGGGAAAAACGCACCGCATGTCCGCGTTGTTTCTCGTGATGGCCACTCAGAATCCGATTGAACAGGAAGGCACTTATCCATTGCCCGAAGCGCAAATGGATCGGTTTCTTCTCAAGGTGCTGATCGACTATCCGTCGCCTGAAAGTGAGGTCGCCATGCTGCGGCTGCTGCGGCACGAGAGCAATGCGGCCGCCGAGGCGCCGGACGTGCTGTCGCAGGACATCATTTTCGCCGTGCGTGAAGAAATCCGCCAGATTGCCGTGGCTCCCGCGATCGACGACTATATCGTGTCGATCGTCAATGCGACGCGTCACGGCGCGGAACTCGACGCCGACCTCGGCAAATGGATCGAAGTCGGCGCGAGCCCGCGCGGCGCGATCGGCCTCGACCGCGCGAGCCGCGTGCAGGCCTGGCTGCAGGCGCGCAGTTTCGTCACGCCGGACGACGTGCGCGCCGTCATGCATCCGGTGCTGCGGCATCGTCTGATCCTTTCTTACGATGCGAACGCGGAGAGCATCAGCGCCGACCGGGTGATCGACCGTCTGGTGGAAAAGGTGGCGGTGCCGGCCTGA
- a CDS encoding formylglycine-generating enzyme family protein yields MRKLLLWGTLLVMLPACVGAAVSWAFTPHTPAHPQLVLGDGTHGPLGMAWVPGGQFLMGSDAKQAQPNERPAHKVKVHGFWMDRHHVTNAEFRRFVVATGYVTTAEKKPDWDSLKVQLPPGTPRPPDSALVAGAMVFVGTNRPVPLDDYSQWWRYVPGADWRHPTGPDSNIIGKDDHPVVQVSYEDAQAYAKWAGKRLPTEAEWEFAARGGLDQATYAWGEQFSPDGKQMANVWQGQQPQSFPVVNPKAGGALGTSPVGTFPANGYGLSDMTGNAWQWVADWYRADQFRREAVSTSAIDNPVGPRDSWDPADQGVPVDAPKRVTRGGSFLCNETYCLSYRPSARRGTDPYNSMSHLGFRLVMDEDTWKEAGARQASARAAGAPGIAGG; encoded by the coding sequence ATGCGCAAACTGTTGCTATGGGGCACCCTCCTCGTCATGCTTCCCGCATGCGTCGGCGCCGCTGTCAGTTGGGCTTTCACACCGCATACTCCCGCTCATCCGCAACTCGTCCTCGGCGACGGCACGCACGGCCCGCTCGGCATGGCCTGGGTGCCCGGCGGTCAATTCCTGATGGGCAGCGACGCCAAACAGGCCCAGCCGAACGAGCGTCCCGCGCACAAGGTCAAGGTGCATGGCTTCTGGATGGACCGCCATCACGTCACGAACGCCGAATTCCGCCGCTTTGTCGTTGCGACCGGCTACGTCACCACCGCCGAGAAAAAGCCCGACTGGGACAGCCTGAAAGTGCAGTTGCCGCCCGGCACGCCGCGTCCGCCCGACAGTGCGCTGGTGGCGGGCGCGATGGTGTTCGTCGGCACGAATCGCCCGGTGCCGCTGGATGATTATTCGCAGTGGTGGCGCTATGTGCCTGGCGCCGACTGGCGTCATCCGACCGGGCCCGACAGCAACATCATCGGTAAAGACGATCACCCTGTGGTGCAGGTGTCCTACGAAGATGCGCAGGCTTATGCGAAGTGGGCGGGCAAGCGCCTGCCGACCGAAGCCGAATGGGAATTCGCCGCGCGCGGCGGCCTCGACCAGGCCACGTACGCATGGGGCGAGCAGTTTTCCCCCGACGGCAAACAGATGGCCAACGTGTGGCAAGGCCAGCAGCCGCAGTCGTTTCCGGTCGTCAATCCGAAAGCGGGCGGCGCGCTCGGCACGAGTCCGGTGGGCACGTTTCCGGCCAACGGCTACGGCCTCTCCGACATGACCGGCAACGCCTGGCAATGGGTCGCCGACTGGTATCGCGCCGATCAATTCAGACGCGAAGCGGTGAGCACCAGCGCGATCGACAACCCGGTGGGTCCGCGCGACTCGTGGGATCCCGCCGACCAGGGCGTGCCCGTCGACGCCCCCAAGCGCGTGACACGCGGCGGTTCGTTCCTGTGCAACGAAACCTACTGCCTGAGCTACCGGCCCAGCGCAAGACGCGGCACCGACCCCTATAACAGCATGTCGCATCTCGGCTTTCGCCTGGTGATGGACGAAGACACCTGGAAAGAAGCCGGCGCCCGTCAGGCCTCGGCGAGAGCCGCGGGCGCGCCAGGCATCGCCGGCGGGTAG
- a CDS encoding HAD family hydrolase, with amino-acid sequence MQPCRQPVWSSRALRLIRAACVAVSLAGCAAQHDAVTHAQPAANQPAAALTSWRDTPAKQAIQSFVADVTREGSPSFVPPADRIAVFDNDGTLWSEQPLYFQFVFMLEQVKAAAPQHPEWKDNPAFKALVAKDYGALANQQKALLQLVAVANSGMTVDDYDKTIRAWLDSARHPKFGRPYTELVYQPQLELLAYLRANGFKTFIVSGGTIEFMRVWAERVYGVPPEQIIGSSQIVQYESRNGQPALVRQPKLDFVNDGPGKPVGIYRNIGRKPILAFGNSDGDLQMLQYTASGPGRHLALLLHHDDAAREFAYDRASKVGKLDKAWDEAVADGWTVVSMKDDWQTVFPAPKQ; translated from the coding sequence ATGCAACCGTGCCGTCAGCCTGTGTGGTCAAGCCGTGCACTGCGCCTGATCCGGGCTGCATGCGTCGCAGTGAGTCTTGCCGGTTGCGCCGCGCAGCACGACGCCGTCACGCACGCCCAGCCGGCGGCAAACCAGCCCGCCGCCGCTTTGACTTCGTGGCGCGACACGCCGGCCAAACAGGCGATCCAGTCCTTCGTCGCCGACGTCACCCGCGAAGGCTCGCCGTCGTTCGTGCCGCCTGCGGACCGCATCGCCGTGTTCGACAACGACGGCACGCTGTGGAGCGAACAGCCGCTGTATTTCCAGTTCGTCTTCATGCTCGAACAGGTGAAGGCGGCCGCGCCGCAGCATCCCGAGTGGAAAGACAATCCGGCGTTCAAGGCGTTGGTCGCGAAAGACTACGGCGCGCTTGCGAACCAGCAGAAGGCGTTGCTGCAACTGGTCGCGGTTGCCAATAGCGGCATGACCGTCGACGATTACGACAAGACGATCCGCGCGTGGCTCGACAGTGCACGCCATCCAAAGTTCGGCCGGCCGTATACCGAACTCGTGTATCAACCGCAACTGGAATTGCTCGCCTATCTGCGCGCCAACGGGTTCAAGACCTTCATCGTCTCGGGCGGCACGATCGAGTTCATGCGGGTGTGGGCCGAAAGGGTCTACGGCGTTCCGCCCGAGCAGATCATCGGCTCCAGCCAGATCGTGCAGTACGAGTCGCGCAACGGCCAGCCCGCTCTCGTGCGCCAGCCGAAACTGGATTTCGTCAACGACGGCCCCGGCAAACCGGTCGGCATCTATCGCAACATCGGCCGCAAGCCGATTCTCGCGTTCGGCAACTCCGACGGCGATCTGCAGATGCTGCAGTACACCGCCAGCGGTCCGGGGCGGCATCTCGCGTTGCTGCTGCATCACGACGACGCCGCGCGTGAATTCGCTTACGACCGTGCGTCGAAAGTCGGCAAGCTCGACAAGGCATGGGACGAAGCAGTCGCCGACGGCTGGACGGTCGTCAGCATGAAGGACGACTGGCAAACGGTGTTTCCGGCGCCGAAGCAATAA
- a CDS encoding arylsulfatase, with the protein MTKVLKKGRYALGATVLALAVFGVLILPSINAPAQTQPAAKPAPTSAPQPAAKSAPKPNILVIFGDDVGQTNISAYSRGVVGYKTPNIDRIANEGMIFTDYYAENSCTAGRSSFITGQTPLRTGLSKVGAPGAPVGLQKSDMTIAQALKPLGYATGQFGKNHLGDKNEYLPTNHGFDEFYGNLYHLNAEEEPERPYWPKDKNDPYVKNFSPRGVIHSTSDGKVQDTGPLTTKRMETIDDETGAHAEEFIRKQVKNGTPFFVWMNYTRMHVFTHVRPEFNGKSGMAGNEYADGMWEHDQDVGKLLKLLDDLNISKNTIVIYTTDNGPNQFSWPDAATTPFRSEKDSNWEGAFRVPAMVRWPGHIKAGETSNGMFSGLDWFPTLLAAAGDGGVKDRLMKGWAPKAGGASFKNHLDGYNQLPFLTGQTTQDPRTEFYYFDDDGQLVAMRWDQDGNAWKAVFCEQRAKGNLNIWQDPLVCLRLPKIFNLRMDPYERADITSDQYNDWVTKNAYLTGIATLKASTFLQTFVTYPPSQRPASFSVDGVRRQVDKKIDESFKKRGLE; encoded by the coding sequence ATGACAAAGGTGCTGAAAAAAGGACGTTACGCGTTGGGGGCGACCGTGCTTGCCCTTGCCGTGTTCGGGGTGCTGATCCTTCCATCGATCAACGCACCCGCGCAGACGCAACCCGCGGCCAAACCCGCTCCGACGAGCGCCCCTCAACCGGCCGCCAAGTCGGCGCCGAAACCGAACATCCTCGTGATTTTCGGCGATGACGTCGGGCAAACCAACATCAGCGCCTACTCGCGCGGCGTGGTCGGCTACAAGACGCCGAATATCGACCGCATCGCGAACGAAGGCATGATCTTCACGGACTATTACGCCGAGAACAGTTGTACGGCGGGCCGCTCCTCCTTCATCACCGGCCAGACGCCGTTGCGCACCGGCTTGTCCAAGGTGGGCGCACCGGGCGCGCCGGTGGGTCTGCAAAAGAGCGACATGACGATCGCGCAGGCGCTCAAGCCGCTCGGTTACGCCACCGGCCAGTTCGGCAAGAACCACCTCGGCGACAAGAACGAGTACCTGCCGACCAATCACGGCTTCGACGAGTTCTACGGCAATCTGTATCACCTGAACGCCGAAGAAGAACCTGAGCGCCCGTACTGGCCGAAAGACAAGAACGACCCGTACGTGAAGAACTTCTCGCCGCGCGGGGTGATTCACAGCACCTCGGACGGCAAGGTTCAGGACACCGGCCCGCTCACCACCAAACGCATGGAGACCATCGACGACGAAACCGGCGCGCACGCGGAAGAATTCATCCGCAAGCAGGTCAAGAACGGCACGCCCTTCTTCGTCTGGATGAACTACACGCGCATGCACGTGTTCACGCATGTCCGTCCGGAATTCAACGGCAAGAGCGGCATGGCCGGCAACGAATACGCCGACGGCATGTGGGAGCACGATCAGGACGTCGGCAAACTGCTCAAGCTGCTGGATGACCTGAATATTTCCAAAAACACCATCGTCATTTACACCACGGACAACGGGCCGAATCAGTTCTCGTGGCCCGATGCGGCGACCACGCCGTTCCGCAGCGAGAAGGATTCGAACTGGGAAGGCGCGTTCCGTGTTCCGGCGATGGTGCGATGGCCGGGCCATATCAAGGCTGGCGAAACGTCCAACGGCATGTTCTCGGGCCTCGACTGGTTCCCGACGCTGCTCGCCGCGGCCGGCGACGGCGGCGTGAAGGACCGCTTGATGAAAGGATGGGCACCCAAGGCCGGCGGCGCGAGTTTCAAGAACCATCTCGACGGGTACAACCAGTTGCCGTTCCTGACAGGCCAGACGACCCAGGACCCGCGCACCGAGTTCTACTATTTCGACGACGACGGACAACTGGTTGCCATGCGCTGGGACCAGGACGGCAATGCGTGGAAGGCGGTCTTCTGCGAGCAGCGCGCGAAGGGCAACCTGAATATCTGGCAGGACCCGCTTGTCTGCCTGCGTCTGCCGAAGATATTCAATCTGCGCATGGATCCTTATGAACGGGCGGACATCACCTCGGATCAATACAACGACTGGGTGACGAAAAATGCCTATCTGACTGGCATAGCGACGCTGAAAGCTTCGACGTTCCTGCAGACGTTCGTCACGTATCCGCCGAGCCAGCGTCCCGCGAGCTTCAGCGTGGACGGTGTGCGCCGGCAGGTCGACAAGAAGATCGACGAGTCGTTCAAGAAGCGCGGACTGGAATAG
- a CDS encoding fused MFS/spermidine synthase: MLLLFASGAASLIYQVLWIKQLTLVVGVDVQAVTTGVSAFFAGLALGGWLLGRIADRLARPLLFYAALEGGALLLAVAGTVALAYAAAPFAWLQDRAGPLAWALPFALVGLPAVLMGGTLPVLMRALGPRATQLGRAGARLYAANTGGAIAGTLVCAFVLIPSLGVRGSAFAAAGLNAMAALLALLISRGGVAPAPVNLPALDTASSADAAANNKSGARLAITLYALAGGIALGYEVVWSQLIVQFISTRSFAFAIVLATYLLGLTLGSALASRRVDRTRDPWGVFALLIVAAGLVALLEVAALGGWLLQWQSLARAAAFSATGSLLAAMCASFAVAAACIVFVPTLLLGAAFPFALRVSVDARHTGRDVGAVVALNTAGGIAGTLLAGFLLVPALGLVQALAVLAVLAGAVGAVAVWRGQGVRRGARWSVPVLAVATLCAVLLTPSDRLAALLAGARGGNLISYEESAGGTVAVIEQGAGQKQFRRLYIQGVSNSGDAMTSLRYMRLQALLPLLVHRETPRSALVIGLGTGITGGALLAWPGLDQRVVAELLPAVVRAAPQFKGNYGISTDPRVDIRLRDGRRELLRSSERYDLITLEPPPPSAAGVVNLYSSDFYRLAASRLQTGGIVAQWLPLPTQNEDDTRSLIQSFIQVFPYAALWTTELHEMMLIGSMQPIELDVPRIASRFAQPQVAAALREVGVASPAALLATWITDRAGLAYYIADAPPVTDDRPRIEYAAWVRRDSFADTFTHLLALRSEPPLLHADETFRATLNAERGALQSFYAAGLDAYRGEREAWSRDIRDALQSQPDNPYFRWFVGDEQ, translated from the coding sequence ATGCTGCTGCTGTTTGCGTCGGGCGCGGCGTCGCTGATTTACCAGGTGCTGTGGATCAAGCAATTGACGCTCGTCGTGGGCGTCGACGTGCAGGCGGTCACGACCGGCGTCAGCGCCTTCTTCGCGGGTCTTGCGCTGGGCGGCTGGCTGCTCGGCCGGATCGCCGACCGCCTGGCGCGGCCTCTGCTGTTTTACGCCGCACTGGAAGGCGGCGCGTTACTGCTGGCGGTGGCCGGCACAGTCGCGCTGGCATACGCAGCGGCACCGTTCGCCTGGCTGCAGGATCGCGCCGGACCACTGGCGTGGGCGTTGCCCTTCGCGTTGGTCGGCCTGCCTGCCGTGCTGATGGGCGGCACGCTGCCGGTGCTGATGCGCGCCCTGGGTCCGCGCGCGACGCAGTTGGGCCGCGCCGGCGCGCGCCTCTATGCGGCCAATACGGGCGGCGCGATCGCGGGCACGCTCGTTTGCGCGTTCGTGCTGATTCCGTCGCTTGGGGTGCGGGGCAGCGCGTTCGCCGCGGCCGGGTTGAACGCGATGGCCGCGTTGCTCGCGCTGCTGATCAGCCGCGGCGGTGTCGCGCCGGCGCCCGTGAATTTGCCAGCGCTCGACACGGCCTCCTCCGCTGACGCAGCGGCGAACAACAAGTCCGGCGCACGCCTCGCCATCACCCTCTATGCGCTCGCCGGCGGCATCGCGCTCGGTTACGAGGTGGTGTGGTCGCAGTTGATCGTGCAGTTCATCAGCACCCGCAGTTTCGCCTTTGCGATCGTGCTCGCCACCTATCTGCTCGGACTCACGCTCGGCAGCGCGCTCGCGTCGCGCCGCGTCGATCGCACGCGCGATCCGTGGGGCGTCTTTGCGCTGCTGATCGTGGCGGCCGGACTCGTCGCGCTGCTGGAAGTCGCCGCGCTGGGCGGCTGGCTGCTGCAATGGCAAAGCCTCGCGCGCGCGGCCGCGTTCTCCGCCACCGGCAGCCTGCTCGCCGCCATGTGCGCGAGCTTCGCGGTCGCGGCCGCATGTATCGTCTTCGTGCCCACGTTGTTGCTGGGCGCGGCGTTTCCGTTCGCGCTGCGCGTGAGCGTGGATGCGCGGCATACCGGGCGCGATGTCGGCGCGGTGGTGGCGCTGAATACCGCGGGCGGCATCGCCGGGACGCTGCTCGCCGGCTTCCTGCTCGTGCCGGCGCTAGGGCTGGTGCAGGCGCTCGCCGTACTCGCCGTCCTCGCCGGCGCAGTGGGCGCGGTCGCCGTGTGGCGCGGCCAGGGCGTGCGGCGCGGCGCGCGCTGGAGCGTACCCGTGCTGGCCGTGGCCACGCTGTGCGCCGTGCTGCTGACACCGTCGGACCGGCTCGCCGCGCTGCTCGCCGGTGCGCGCGGCGGCAACCTGATCTCCTACGAGGAGAGCGCGGGCGGCACCGTTGCAGTGATCGAACAGGGCGCGGGCCAGAAACAGTTCCGGCGTCTCTACATTCAAGGCGTCTCGAACTCCGGCGATGCCATGACTTCGTTGCGCTATATGCGTCTGCAAGCGCTGCTGCCGCTGCTGGTTCATCGTGAGACGCCGCGCAGCGCGCTCGTCATCGGACTCGGCACGGGCATCACGGGCGGCGCGCTGCTCGCGTGGCCGGGCCTCGACCAACGCGTGGTGGCCGAACTGCTGCCGGCGGTCGTGCGCGCGGCGCCGCAGTTCAAGGGCAACTACGGCATAAGCACGGACCCGCGCGTCGATATCCGCCTGCGCGACGGACGGCGCGAACTGCTGCGCAGCAGCGAACGCTACGACCTGATCACGCTCGAACCGCCACCGCCGTCGGCGGCCGGCGTGGTCAATCTGTACTCGTCGGACTTCTACCGGCTGGCGGCCTCGCGTCTGCAGACGGGCGGCATCGTCGCGCAATGGCTGCCGCTGCCGACCCAGAACGAAGACGATACGCGCTCGCTGATCCAGAGCTTCATTCAAGTGTTTCCGTACGCCGCACTGTGGACCACCGAGTTGCACGAGATGATGCTGATCGGTTCGATGCAGCCGATCGAACTGGATGTGCCGCGTATCGCGTCGCGCTTTGCGCAACCGCAGGTGGCGGCGGCGCTGCGCGAGGTGGGTGTGGCCTCGCCGGCGGCGCTGCTGGCGACGTGGATCACCGATCGCGCCGGCCTCGCCTATTACATCGCGGATGCCCCGCCCGTCACCGATGACCGGCCGCGTATCGAATACGCGGCGTGGGTGCGGCGGGACAGTTTCGCGGACACGTTCACGCATCTGCTCGCGCTGCGTAGCGAGCCGCCGTTGCTGCATGCCGATGAAACTTTCCGCGCGACCCTGAACGCGGAACGTGGCGCGCTGCAAAGTTTCTATGCCGCGGGTCTCGACGCGTACCGCGGCGAACGGGAGGCGTGGTCTCGCGACATTCGCGACGCGTTGCAGTCACAACCGGATAACCCCTATTTCCGCTGGTTCGTCGGCGACGAACAGTAG
- a CDS encoding DUF3300 domain-containing protein: protein MKRSRAYQRGSRILLAALTVLAGSPLLLEVAAPAAHAQTAAQAPAKISNQQLDSLTAPIALYPDALLAQVLMASTFPQDVPAAAAWSKANPKLQGDDAVKAVASEPWDPSVQSLVAFPQVLATMASKPDWVTQLGNAFLAQPNDVMDSVQRLRKQAQKAGNLQTNPQQKVVVEQSTIQIVPVNPQVVYVPTYNPTVVYGAWPYPAYPPVYVPPPPGYAVASGLAAGLAFGVGVAITSSLWSNVNWNNHSVNINVNQYNNINVNRRLDVNSSTTNWNRNSTFNRNTSANVNSAQRDAYRGRDTSAAAASRAQAQQTLQNRTGQNLGGTASQRVQGIHQGGNTGGNLRDSAQNVNRDNALRGAGNGGDAQRDMQRGQASRQAQANNRGGGLGANGGGQQRSGNLGAGGGGERAGGGLGAGGGGQQRGGFGAGGGGQPRGGGLGAGGGGQRHFGR from the coding sequence GTGAAACGCTCCAGGGCATACCAGAGAGGATCGCGAATTCTTCTAGCCGCATTGACCGTACTGGCCGGCTCGCCGCTTTTGCTCGAGGTCGCGGCGCCGGCCGCTCATGCACAAACCGCGGCCCAGGCCCCGGCGAAGATCTCGAACCAGCAGCTGGACTCGCTGACCGCGCCGATCGCGCTCTACCCCGACGCGCTCCTCGCGCAGGTGCTGATGGCTTCCACCTTTCCGCAGGACGTGCCGGCGGCGGCGGCATGGTCGAAAGCCAATCCGAAACTCCAGGGCGACGACGCCGTGAAGGCGGTCGCGTCGGAACCGTGGGACCCGAGCGTGCAATCGCTGGTGGCGTTTCCCCAGGTGCTGGCCACCATGGCGTCGAAACCCGACTGGGTCACGCAACTCGGCAACGCCTTCCTCGCGCAGCCGAACGACGTGATGGACTCCGTGCAACGACTGCGCAAACAGGCGCAGAAGGCCGGCAACCTGCAGACCAACCCGCAGCAAAAAGTGGTGGTCGAGCAGAGCACGATCCAGATCGTGCCGGTCAACCCGCAGGTCGTCTATGTGCCGACGTACAACCCCACGGTCGTCTACGGCGCGTGGCCCTATCCAGCCTATCCGCCCGTGTATGTGCCGCCCCCCCCGGGCTATGCCGTGGCCAGCGGTCTCGCCGCGGGCCTCGCGTTCGGCGTCGGCGTCGCGATCACCAGTTCGCTGTGGAGCAACGTCAACTGGAACAATCACAGCGTCAACATCAACGTCAATCAGTACAACAATATCAATGTGAACCGGCGGCTCGACGTGAATAGCAGCACGACCAACTGGAACCGTAATTCGACCTTCAACCGCAATACCTCGGCCAACGTGAACAGCGCACAACGCGATGCGTATCGCGGGCGCGATACGTCGGCGGCGGCGGCGTCGCGTGCGCAGGCTCAGCAGACCTTGCAGAACCGCACCGGCCAGAACCTGGGCGGAACCGCCAGCCAGCGCGTGCAGGGCATCCACCAGGGCGGCAACACGGGCGGCAACCTGCGCGACAGCGCGCAGAACGTGAACCGCGACAACGCGTTGCGTGGCGCCGGCAACGGCGGCGACGCGCAGCGGGACATGCAGCGCGGGCAAGCCAGCCGGCAGGCGCAGGCGAACAACCGCGGCGGCGGCCTCGGCGCGAACGGCGGCGGTCAGCAACGTAGCGGCAATCTGGGAGCGGGCGGCGGTGGCGAGCGCGCCGGCGGCGGCTTGGGCGCGGGCGGCGGGGGACAACAACGCGGCGGTTTCGGCGCGGGCGGCGGCGGGCAGCCGCGCGGCGGCGGTCTGGGCGCAGGTGGCGGCGGTCAGCGTCACTTCGGCCGATAA